The Euphorbia lathyris chromosome 3, ddEupLath1.1, whole genome shotgun sequence genome contains a region encoding:
- the LOC136224733 gene encoding rust resistance kinase Lr10-like isoform X1 gives MLRLFFIHIYAFFFCIFNHVNGLDLDQCKYSSKCGENGPPVRFPFGIKGKQPDHCGYPQHWFELSCTRNNDTILQLTPSYKLTIKTIDYSSQLISAFDSEDCVPKRLINFNFSLSPFQFKDPERQSNYTLLNCSSSKSKENETDGFSYFEIPCLGDLHFKVYAVASNHYIVYYKHLYSCIKMHDISIIPEKYLLSQDKLVNLTWSNPDCRSCQAKGEYCRLRSNTKQSQTECYGKPASLTKFIAIGITLGSILLVGAVILFHRMYRYSKSEIEYQSKFEKFLDDYKSFKPTRFSYAHIKRITNQFKDELGQGAYGTVYRGKLSHEILVAVKVLNNSKGNGEEFVNEVGTIGRIHHVNVVRLIGYCAEGFRRALVYEYLPNGSLQKFISSADTQECFLGWTRLQNIIQAVAKGIEYLHQGCDQRILHFDIKPQNILLDHDFNPKVSDFGLAKLCDKDQSIVSMTTAKGTIGYMAPEVFSRNFGNVSFKSDVYSFGMLVLEMVGGRKIIVDEKEETGEQVYFPEWVYNLLEEGDDLRLKIGEEGDAKIAKKLAVAGLWCIQWDPVNRPSMKTVIQILEGEGENLQIPPNPFSSTASKRNKAKKSEKRLNLKLEVIAETE, from the exons ATGTTGAGGCTTTTCTTCATCCACATTTATGCATTCTTCTTCTGTATTTTCAATCATGTTAATGGACTAGACTTAGACCAGTGTAAATACTCCTCAAAATGCGGGGAAAACGGACCACCTGTCCGATTTCCATTCGGGATAAAAGGGAAGCAACCAGACCACTGCGGCTATCCTCAACATTGGTTCGAGCTTTCCTGCACCCGAAACAATGACACTATTCTTCAATTGACGCCTTCTTATAAACTCACCATCAAAACTATTGACTACTCTTCTCAACTCATTTCTGCTTTTGATTCAGAAGATTGCGTTCCCAAAAGgcttataaattttaatttctcTCTTTCTCCGTTCCAGTTCAAAGATCCAGAAAGGCAAAGTAATTACACGTTACTTAATTGTTCGTcgtcaaaatcaaaagaaaatgaaacagaTGGATTTTCATACTTTGAGATCCCCTGCCTTGGCGATCTTCATTTCAAAGTATACGCCGTTGCCTCAAACCACTATATTGTCTATTACAAGCATTTGTACTCTTGCATCAAGATGCATGACATTTCAATAATTCCAGAAAAATATCTCCTCTCTCAAGACAAACTTGTGAATTTGACCTGGTCCAATCCGGATTGTAGATCTTGCCAAGCAAAAGGCGAGTACTGTAGATTACGAAGTAACACAAAACAATCTCAAACTGAATGCTATGGAAAACCAG CCTCATTAACCAAGTTCATAGCAATAGGCATAACGTTGGGTTCTATTCTTCTTGTGGGAGCAGTAATCCTATTCCATCGGATGTATCGGTACAGCAAATCGGAGATAGAATATCAGTCAAAATTTGAAAAGTTtttagatgattacaagtcTTTCAAGCCTACAAGATTTTCTTATGCTCATATTAAGAGGATTACGAACCAATTCAAGGATGAATTAGGCCAAGGAGCTTATGGAACTGTGTATAGGGGAAAGCTATCTCATGAAATTCTTGTTGCTGTTAAGGTACTCAATAACTCAAAGGGAAATGGTGAGGAATTTGTCAATGAAGTTGGAACAATAGGCAGAATTCATCATGTCAATGTGGTTCGCCTTATCGGATATTGCGCCGAAGGGTTTAGACGAGCTTTAGTTTACGAGTATTTGCCAAATGGTTCACTACAAAAATTCATTTCCTCAGCTGATACACAAGAGTGTTTCCTTGGTTGGACAAGACTTCAAAACATAATTCAAGCCGTAGCTAAGGGGATTGAATATCTTCATCAAGGGTGTGATCAAAGAATTCTCCACTTCGACATAAAACCACAGAACATCTTGCTTGATCATGATTTCAATCCAAAAGTTTCGGATTTTGGTTTGGCTAAGTTGTGTGACAAGGATCAAAGTATTGTGTCTATGACAACCGCCAAAGGAACTATTGGGTACATGGCACCTGAAGTGTTCTCTAGAAATTTTGGGAACGTATCCTTCAAGTCGGATGTTTATAGTTTTGGGATGTTGGTTTTGGAAATGGTCGGGGGAAGAAAGATTATTGTTGATGAAAAAGAGGAGACTGGTGAACAAGTATACTTTCCTGAATGGGTATATAATTTGTTGGAAGAAGGAGATGATCTAAGGTTGAAAATAGGGGAAGAGGGAGATGCTAAAATTGCGAAAAAGCTTGCAGTTGCGGGATTATGGTGCATTCAATGGGACCCAGTAAATCGACCGTCCATGAAAACGGTGATTCAAATCTTGGAAGGAGAAGGGGAAAATTTGCAAATACCTCCTAATCCTTTCAGTTCTACAGCCTCCAAAAGAAACAAAGCGAAAAAGTCTGAAAAACGCCTTAACCTAAAGTTGGAGGTCATTGCAGAAACAGAGTAA
- the LOC136224733 gene encoding rust resistance kinase Lr10-like isoform X2 gives MLRLFFIHIYAFFFCIFNHVNGLDLDQCKYSSKCGENGPPVRFPFGIKGKQPDHCGYPQHWFELSCTRNNDTILQLTPSYKLTIKTIDYSSQLISAFDSEDCVPKRLINFNFSLSPFQFKDPERQSNYTLLNCSSSKSKENETDGFSYFEIPCLGDLHFKVYAVASNHYIVYYKHLYSCIKMHDISIIPEKYLLSQDKLVNLTWSNPDCRSCQAKGEYCRLRSNTKQSQTECYGKPVILFHRMYRYSKSEIEYQSKFEKFLDDYKSFKPTRFSYAHIKRITNQFKDELGQGAYGTVYRGKLSHEILVAVKVLNNSKGNGEEFVNEVGTIGRIHHVNVVRLIGYCAEGFRRALVYEYLPNGSLQKFISSADTQECFLGWTRLQNIIQAVAKGIEYLHQGCDQRILHFDIKPQNILLDHDFNPKVSDFGLAKLCDKDQSIVSMTTAKGTIGYMAPEVFSRNFGNVSFKSDVYSFGMLVLEMVGGRKIIVDEKEETGEQVYFPEWVYNLLEEGDDLRLKIGEEGDAKIAKKLAVAGLWCIQWDPVNRPSMKTVIQILEGEGENLQIPPNPFSSTASKRNKAKKSEKRLNLKLEVIAETE, from the exons ATGTTGAGGCTTTTCTTCATCCACATTTATGCATTCTTCTTCTGTATTTTCAATCATGTTAATGGACTAGACTTAGACCAGTGTAAATACTCCTCAAAATGCGGGGAAAACGGACCACCTGTCCGATTTCCATTCGGGATAAAAGGGAAGCAACCAGACCACTGCGGCTATCCTCAACATTGGTTCGAGCTTTCCTGCACCCGAAACAATGACACTATTCTTCAATTGACGCCTTCTTATAAACTCACCATCAAAACTATTGACTACTCTTCTCAACTCATTTCTGCTTTTGATTCAGAAGATTGCGTTCCCAAAAGgcttataaattttaatttctcTCTTTCTCCGTTCCAGTTCAAAGATCCAGAAAGGCAAAGTAATTACACGTTACTTAATTGTTCGTcgtcaaaatcaaaagaaaatgaaacagaTGGATTTTCATACTTTGAGATCCCCTGCCTTGGCGATCTTCATTTCAAAGTATACGCCGTTGCCTCAAACCACTATATTGTCTATTACAAGCATTTGTACTCTTGCATCAAGATGCATGACATTTCAATAATTCCAGAAAAATATCTCCTCTCTCAAGACAAACTTGTGAATTTGACCTGGTCCAATCCGGATTGTAGATCTTGCCAAGCAAAAGGCGAGTACTGTAGATTACGAAGTAACACAAAACAATCTCAAACTGAATGCTATGGAAAACCAG TAATCCTATTCCATCGGATGTATCGGTACAGCAAATCGGAGATAGAATATCAGTCAAAATTTGAAAAGTTtttagatgattacaagtcTTTCAAGCCTACAAGATTTTCTTATGCTCATATTAAGAGGATTACGAACCAATTCAAGGATGAATTAGGCCAAGGAGCTTATGGAACTGTGTATAGGGGAAAGCTATCTCATGAAATTCTTGTTGCTGTTAAGGTACTCAATAACTCAAAGGGAAATGGTGAGGAATTTGTCAATGAAGTTGGAACAATAGGCAGAATTCATCATGTCAATGTGGTTCGCCTTATCGGATATTGCGCCGAAGGGTTTAGACGAGCTTTAGTTTACGAGTATTTGCCAAATGGTTCACTACAAAAATTCATTTCCTCAGCTGATACACAAGAGTGTTTCCTTGGTTGGACAAGACTTCAAAACATAATTCAAGCCGTAGCTAAGGGGATTGAATATCTTCATCAAGGGTGTGATCAAAGAATTCTCCACTTCGACATAAAACCACAGAACATCTTGCTTGATCATGATTTCAATCCAAAAGTTTCGGATTTTGGTTTGGCTAAGTTGTGTGACAAGGATCAAAGTATTGTGTCTATGACAACCGCCAAAGGAACTATTGGGTACATGGCACCTGAAGTGTTCTCTAGAAATTTTGGGAACGTATCCTTCAAGTCGGATGTTTATAGTTTTGGGATGTTGGTTTTGGAAATGGTCGGGGGAAGAAAGATTATTGTTGATGAAAAAGAGGAGACTGGTGAACAAGTATACTTTCCTGAATGGGTATATAATTTGTTGGAAGAAGGAGATGATCTAAGGTTGAAAATAGGGGAAGAGGGAGATGCTAAAATTGCGAAAAAGCTTGCAGTTGCGGGATTATGGTGCATTCAATGGGACCCAGTAAATCGACCGTCCATGAAAACGGTGATTCAAATCTTGGAAGGAGAAGGGGAAAATTTGCAAATACCTCCTAATCCTTTCAGTTCTACAGCCTCCAAAAGAAACAAAGCGAAAAAGTCTGAAAAACGCCTTAACCTAAAGTTGGAGGTCATTGCAGAAACAGAGTAA